From a single Aspergillus puulaauensis MK2 DNA, chromosome 2, nearly complete sequence genomic region:
- a CDS encoding Spo12 family protein (COG:S;~EggNog:ENOG410PSVG;~InterPro:IPR007727;~PFAM:PF05032;~antiSMASH:Cluster_2.5): MSSTPLAARSPNTHLASSNNEQDLKTASTTMNSMDHHRQILQGKLDSQEKQQTYVSPSDDIMSPCSKKLSDIKGKRFKNAGKPQSLFAKLGKKNYEQSSAEKARNSTDSAEKSA; encoded by the exons ATGAGCTCTACACCCCTCGCTGCCCGCTCGCCAAACACCCACCTTGCTTCCTCCAACAACGAGCAGGACCTGAAGACTGCGTCAACCACCATGAACTCAATggaccaccaccgccagatcctccagGGAAAGCTAGACAGCCAGGAAAA GCAACAAACATACGTTTCTCCATCCGACGACATCATGAGCCCCTGCTCAAAGAAACTCAGCGACATCAAGGGAAAGCGCTTCAAGAA TGCCGGAAAACCCCAATCGCTGTTCGCCAAGCTGGGCAAGAAGAACTATGAGCAGTCATCCGCCGAGAAGGCTCGCAATTCTACAGATAGTGCCGAGAAGAGTGCTTGA